One Methanosphaera cuniculi DNA window includes the following coding sequences:
- the priS gene encoding DNA primase catalytic subunit PriS, whose translation MEIELKPATYRERTLYYKEEWDVNDIPDFILNSLYSREFGFDHIGQGPNDRYKTFTDPLRLKRFMKAKKPFAAYTSVAYYDKPEKRHGWEKAEFVFDVDAKDIPIRTCECKPGEVCDKCLKQAKEIVLNIGDILKSDIGFKNLNYVYSGRGYHLRVLDEHAMDMNSEMRGEIIQYVLGGKVPDMEDAKKLRYNKFNSYTLSFAYYQNFKNWMNYTIQHLKKDTPVDIDEKLLKDTIKYKDELPDHWGFFTQDIGPIRYKKLQEQIARTNLAIADTKVSIDLKRILRLPSTLHSKVSMKSMLIKNIETFDPFDKAVPKFVYERK comes from the coding sequence ATGGAAATAGAACTAAAACCTGCAACATACAGAGAACGAACATTATACTACAAAGAAGAATGGGATGTAAATGATATACCAGATTTTATACTAAATTCTTTATACTCACGTGAATTTGGATTTGATCACATAGGACAAGGACCAAATGATCGATATAAAACATTCACAGATCCACTACGACTTAAAAGATTTATGAAAGCAAAAAAGCCATTTGCAGCCTACACATCAGTAGCATACTATGATAAACCAGAAAAAAGACATGGATGGGAAAAAGCAGAATTTGTATTTGATGTAGATGCAAAAGATATACCAATTAGAACATGTGAATGTAAACCAGGAGAAGTATGTGATAAATGCTTAAAACAGGCAAAAGAAATAGTACTAAACATAGGTGATATACTAAAATCAGATATAGGATTTAAAAATCTAAACTATGTATACTCAGGACGAGGATATCATCTAAGAGTACTTGATGAGCATGCAATGGATATGAATAGTGAAATGCGAGGAGAAATAATACAATATGTTCTAGGTGGAAAAGTACCAGACATGGAAGATGCCAAAAAATTAAGATATAACAAGTTTAATTCATATACACTTTCATTTGCTTATTATCAAAACTTTAAAAACTGGATGAATTATACAATACAACACCTAAAGAAGGATACACCAGTAGATATAGATGAAAAACTCCTAAAAGATACAATAAAATATAAAGATGAACTACCAGATCACTGGGGATTTTTCACTCAAGATATAGGACCAATCAGATATAAAAAACTTCAAGAACAAATAGCACGAACAAATCTGGCAATAGCAGATACAAAAGTATCAATTGATCTTAAACGTATATTACGACTTCCATCAACACTTCATTCAAAAGTTAGTATGAAGTCAATGTTAATAAAAAATATTGAAACATTTGACCCATTTGATAAAGCTGTGCCAAAATTTGTTTATGAAAGAAAATAA